From one Molothrus aeneus isolate 106 chromosome 19, BPBGC_Maene_1.0, whole genome shotgun sequence genomic stretch:
- the PTPA gene encoding serine/threonine-protein phosphatase 2A activator yields the protein MAESERRAGTSEEVAPPVQQCFMVPKKEINVVSDMAKWKRSQAYADYMGFILTLNEGVRGKKLTCEYKISEPIEKLVALLNTLDRWIDETPPVDQPSRFGNKAFRTWYAKLDQEAEKLVSAVIPKHLADAAPEVAVYLKESVGNSTRIDYGTGHEAAFAAFLCCLCKIGVLRVDDQMAIVFKVFNRYLEVMRKLQKTYRMEPAGSQGVWGLDDFQFLPFIWGSSQLIDHPSLEPRHFVDEKVVNENHKDFMFLECILFITEMKTGPFAEHSNQLWNISAVPSWSKVNQGLIRMYKAECLEKFPVIQHFKFGSLLPIQPVTS from the exons ATGGCAGAGAGCGAGCGGCGGGCAG GCACCTCTGAGGAGGTGGCTCCTCCTGTCCAGCAATGCTTCATGGTCCCCAAAAAGGAGATAAATGTGGTTTCTGACATGGCCAAGTGGAAACGATCTCAG GCATATGCAGACTACATGGGCTTCATCCTCACTCTGAATGAAGGTGTCAGGGGCAAGAAGCTGACCTGTGAATACAAAATTTCAGAG CCCATTGAAAAGCTGGTGGCTCTGCTGAACACCCTCGACAGATGGATCGATGAAACCCCGCCAGTGGATCAACCTTCTCGCTTTGGGAACAAAGCTTTCAGGACCTGGTACGCCAAACTAGACCAG GAGGCAGAAAAGTTGGTGTCAGCAGTGATTCCCAAGCATTTGGCTGATGCTGCCCCAGAAGTGGCTGTGTACCTGAAGGAATCCGTGGGGAACTCCACCCGCATTGACTATGGCACAG GGCACGAAGCTGCATTTGCAGCctttctctgctgcctctgcaaaaTTGGTGTGCTCAGAGTGGATGACCAGATGGCCATTGTCTTCAAAGTGTTTAACAG GTACCTGGAAGTGATGCGAAAACTGCAGAAAACCTACAGGATGGAacctgctggcagccagggcgTGTGGGGCTTGGATGACTTCCAATTCCTGCCTTTCATATGGGGCAGTTCCCAGCTGATAG ACCATCCAAGCCTGGAGCCTCGGCACTTTGTTGATGAGAAGGTGGTAAATGAAAACCATAAGGACTTCATGTTCCTGGAGTGCATCCTCTTCATTACAGAG ATGAAGACAGGCCCCTTTGCTGAGCACTCCAACCAGCTCTGGAACATCAGCGCCGTGCCCTCCTGGTCCAAGGTCAACCAGGGCCTCATCCGCATGTACAAGGCAGAG tgcctggagaagTTTCCTGTGATCCAGCACTTTAAGTTTGGCAGCCTGCTCCCCATCCAGCCTGTGACATCTTAA
- the CRAT gene encoding carnitine O-acetyltransferase isoform X2, with protein sequence MDRKQKQAQKARPCGLLKQTALNKIVGRFQLHQEALPQLPVPPLQQTLDRYLLALQPIISPEELSHTQQLVAEFRKPGGVGERLQKGLERRARKTENWLSDWWLKTAYLEYRLPVVVHSSPGVVLPKQDFLDRQGQLRFAAKLIEGLLDFKAMIDNETLPVEYMGGKPLCMNQYYQIFSSCRIPGPKRDSIVNYAKGKKQSRHITVVHNFQFFELDVYNSDGSPLTADQLFIQLEKIWNTSLQTNKEPIGILTTNHRNSWAKAYNNLLKDKTNKESVRAIEKSICTVCLDAPMPRVSEDIYKSRVAAQMLHGGGSRFNSGNRWFDKTLQFIVAEDGSCGLVYEHAPSEGPPIVALLDHIVEFTKKPETGKSPTVHLPMPKKLRFNITPEIKNDIEKAKQNLNIMVEDLDIKVMVFHQFGKGFPKSEKISPDAFIQLALQLAYYRMYGRACATYESASLRMFRLGRTDTIRSTSVDSLKFVQSMDSPDKSDQEKADLLRRATQAHREYTDMAIRGNAIDRHLLGLKLQAIEDLVSIPELFMDTAYAVAMHFNLSTSQVPAKTDCVMCFGPVVPDGYGVCYNPMEEHINFAISAFNSCADTNAARMAHYLEKALLDMRILLQAAPKSKL encoded by the exons ATGGATAGGAAGCAGAAGCAAGCACAGAAG GCCAGGCCCTGTGGCCTGCTGAAGCAGACAGCTCTAAACAAGATCGTGGGCAGATTCCAGCTGCACCAGGAAGCGCTGCCCCAGCTGCCCGTGCCCCCCCTGCAGCAGACCCTGGACCGGtacctgctggccctgcagcccatcATCAGCCCCGAGGAGCTGAGCCACACGCAGCAGCTCGTGGCCGAGTTCCGCAAGCCGGGAGGCGTCGGAGAGAGGCTGCAGAAAGGCCTGGAGAGAAGAGCCAGGAAAACAGAGAACTGG CTCTCAGACTGGTGGCTGAAGACAGCTTACCTGGAATATCGCTTGCCAGTTGTGGTCCACTCCAGCCCAGGTGTGGTTTTACCTAAGCAGGATTTTCTGGATCGACAAGGTCAGCTCAG GTTTGCTGCCAAGCTGATCGAGGGTCTCCTGGATTTCAAGGCCATGATTGACAA TGAGACCCTTCCAGTGGAGTACATGGGTGGGAAGCCCCTCTGTATGAACCAGTACTACCAGATCTTCTCATCCTGCCGCATTCCCGGGCCTAAGCGGGACTCCATTGTCAACTATGCCAAAGGCAAAAAGCAGTCCAGACACATCACAGTTGTTCACAACTTCCAG TTCTTTGAGCTAGATGTTTACAACAGTGATGGATCTCCCCTTACTGCTGACCAGCTCTTCATTCAGCTGGAGAAGATTTGGAACACCTCtctccaaacaaacaaagaaccTATTGGGATCCTCACCACCAACCACCGAAACAGCTGGGCTAAAGCCTACAACAACCTCCTGAAAG ATAAGACCAACAAGGAGTCCGTGCGTGCGATTGAGAAGAGCATCTGCACCGTGTGCCTGGACGCCCCCATGCCCCGGGTGTCCGAGGACATCTACAAGAGCCGCGTGGCCGCGCAGATGCTGCACGGCGGCGGCAGCCGCTTCAACAGCGGCAACCGATGGTTCGACAAAACCCTGCAG TTCATCGTTGCTGAAGATGGCTCCTGTGGTCTCGTATATGAGCACGCTCCCTCCGAAGGCCCACCCATCGTTGCTCTTCTGGACCACATCGTGGAGTTCAC GAAGAAACCTGAGACAGGCAAATCGCCTACAGTTCATCTACCAATGCCCAAAAAGCTGCGGTTTAACATCACCCCAGAAATCAAGAATGACATAGAGAAGGCAAAGCAAAACCTCAACAT AATGGTTGAAGATCTGGATATCAAAGTCATGGTCTTTCATCAATTTGGGAAAGGATTTCCCAAGTCAGAGAAGATAAGCCCTGATGCTTTTATCCAGCTGGCCTTGCAGTTGGCATACTACAG GATGTACGGCCGCGCCTGTGCCACGTACGAGAGCGCGTCCCTGCGGATGTTCCGCCTGGGCCGCACCGACACCATCCGCTCCACCTCCGTGGACTCCCTCAAGTTTGTGCAGTCCATGGACAGCCCTGACAAATCG GACCAGGAGAAAGCAGACCTACTGAGGAGAGCCACGCAGGCCCACAGGGAATACACAGACATG GCCATACGGGGCAATGCCATAGACCGGCACCTCCTGGGGCTGAAGCTCCAGGCAATCGAGGACCTGGTGAGCATTCCTGAGCTCTTCATGGACACAGCCTATGCTGTTGCAATGCACTTCAACCTCTCAACCAGCCAG GTCCCAGCCAAGACAGATTGTGTGATGTGTTTTGGTCCCGTGGTTCCAGATGGCTACGGA
- the CRAT gene encoding carnitine O-acetyltransferase isoform X1, translating to MWQLANEVTPCRGSTLSGGRGDPHRPRESFTVCSVLPAMDRKQKQAQKARPCGLLKQTALNKIVGRFQLHQEALPQLPVPPLQQTLDRYLLALQPIISPEELSHTQQLVAEFRKPGGVGERLQKGLERRARKTENWLSDWWLKTAYLEYRLPVVVHSSPGVVLPKQDFLDRQGQLRFAAKLIEGLLDFKAMIDNETLPVEYMGGKPLCMNQYYQIFSSCRIPGPKRDSIVNYAKGKKQSRHITVVHNFQFFELDVYNSDGSPLTADQLFIQLEKIWNTSLQTNKEPIGILTTNHRNSWAKAYNNLLKDKTNKESVRAIEKSICTVCLDAPMPRVSEDIYKSRVAAQMLHGGGSRFNSGNRWFDKTLQFIVAEDGSCGLVYEHAPSEGPPIVALLDHIVEFTKKPETGKSPTVHLPMPKKLRFNITPEIKNDIEKAKQNLNIMVEDLDIKVMVFHQFGKGFPKSEKISPDAFIQLALQLAYYRMYGRACATYESASLRMFRLGRTDTIRSTSVDSLKFVQSMDSPDKSDQEKADLLRRATQAHREYTDMAIRGNAIDRHLLGLKLQAIEDLVSIPELFMDTAYAVAMHFNLSTSQVPAKTDCVMCFGPVVPDGYGVCYNPMEEHINFAISAFNSCADTNAARMAHYLEKALLDMRILLQAAPKSKL from the exons ATGTGGCAGTTGGCTAATGAGGTGACGccctgcaggggcagcacaTTGTCAGGTGGAAGAGGAGACCCACACAGGCCCAGGGAGAGCTTTACGGTCTGTTCTGTCCTACCGGCCATGGATAGGAAGCAGAAGCAAGCACAGAAG GCCAGGCCCTGTGGCCTGCTGAAGCAGACAGCTCTAAACAAGATCGTGGGCAGATTCCAGCTGCACCAGGAAGCGCTGCCCCAGCTGCCCGTGCCCCCCCTGCAGCAGACCCTGGACCGGtacctgctggccctgcagcccatcATCAGCCCCGAGGAGCTGAGCCACACGCAGCAGCTCGTGGCCGAGTTCCGCAAGCCGGGAGGCGTCGGAGAGAGGCTGCAGAAAGGCCTGGAGAGAAGAGCCAGGAAAACAGAGAACTGG CTCTCAGACTGGTGGCTGAAGACAGCTTACCTGGAATATCGCTTGCCAGTTGTGGTCCACTCCAGCCCAGGTGTGGTTTTACCTAAGCAGGATTTTCTGGATCGACAAGGTCAGCTCAG GTTTGCTGCCAAGCTGATCGAGGGTCTCCTGGATTTCAAGGCCATGATTGACAA TGAGACCCTTCCAGTGGAGTACATGGGTGGGAAGCCCCTCTGTATGAACCAGTACTACCAGATCTTCTCATCCTGCCGCATTCCCGGGCCTAAGCGGGACTCCATTGTCAACTATGCCAAAGGCAAAAAGCAGTCCAGACACATCACAGTTGTTCACAACTTCCAG TTCTTTGAGCTAGATGTTTACAACAGTGATGGATCTCCCCTTACTGCTGACCAGCTCTTCATTCAGCTGGAGAAGATTTGGAACACCTCtctccaaacaaacaaagaaccTATTGGGATCCTCACCACCAACCACCGAAACAGCTGGGCTAAAGCCTACAACAACCTCCTGAAAG ATAAGACCAACAAGGAGTCCGTGCGTGCGATTGAGAAGAGCATCTGCACCGTGTGCCTGGACGCCCCCATGCCCCGGGTGTCCGAGGACATCTACAAGAGCCGCGTGGCCGCGCAGATGCTGCACGGCGGCGGCAGCCGCTTCAACAGCGGCAACCGATGGTTCGACAAAACCCTGCAG TTCATCGTTGCTGAAGATGGCTCCTGTGGTCTCGTATATGAGCACGCTCCCTCCGAAGGCCCACCCATCGTTGCTCTTCTGGACCACATCGTGGAGTTCAC GAAGAAACCTGAGACAGGCAAATCGCCTACAGTTCATCTACCAATGCCCAAAAAGCTGCGGTTTAACATCACCCCAGAAATCAAGAATGACATAGAGAAGGCAAAGCAAAACCTCAACAT AATGGTTGAAGATCTGGATATCAAAGTCATGGTCTTTCATCAATTTGGGAAAGGATTTCCCAAGTCAGAGAAGATAAGCCCTGATGCTTTTATCCAGCTGGCCTTGCAGTTGGCATACTACAG GATGTACGGCCGCGCCTGTGCCACGTACGAGAGCGCGTCCCTGCGGATGTTCCGCCTGGGCCGCACCGACACCATCCGCTCCACCTCCGTGGACTCCCTCAAGTTTGTGCAGTCCATGGACAGCCCTGACAAATCG GACCAGGAGAAAGCAGACCTACTGAGGAGAGCCACGCAGGCCCACAGGGAATACACAGACATG GCCATACGGGGCAATGCCATAGACCGGCACCTCCTGGGGCTGAAGCTCCAGGCAATCGAGGACCTGGTGAGCATTCCTGAGCTCTTCATGGACACAGCCTATGCTGTTGCAATGCACTTCAACCTCTCAACCAGCCAG GTCCCAGCCAAGACAGATTGTGTGATGTGTTTTGGTCCCGTGGTTCCAGATGGCTACGGA
- the CRAT gene encoding carnitine O-acetyltransferase isoform X3 produces MLALVARAAARPCGLLKQTALNKIVGRFQLHQEALPQLPVPPLQQTLDRYLLALQPIISPEELSHTQQLVAEFRKPGGVGERLQKGLERRARKTENWLSDWWLKTAYLEYRLPVVVHSSPGVVLPKQDFLDRQGQLRFAAKLIEGLLDFKAMIDNETLPVEYMGGKPLCMNQYYQIFSSCRIPGPKRDSIVNYAKGKKQSRHITVVHNFQFFELDVYNSDGSPLTADQLFIQLEKIWNTSLQTNKEPIGILTTNHRNSWAKAYNNLLKDKTNKESVRAIEKSICTVCLDAPMPRVSEDIYKSRVAAQMLHGGGSRFNSGNRWFDKTLQFIVAEDGSCGLVYEHAPSEGPPIVALLDHIVEFTKKPETGKSPTVHLPMPKKLRFNITPEIKNDIEKAKQNLNIMVEDLDIKVMVFHQFGKGFPKSEKISPDAFIQLALQLAYYRMYGRACATYESASLRMFRLGRTDTIRSTSVDSLKFVQSMDSPDKSDQEKADLLRRATQAHREYTDMAIRGNAIDRHLLGLKLQAIEDLVSIPELFMDTAYAVAMHFNLSTSQVPAKTDCVMCFGPVVPDGYGVCYNPMEEHINFAISAFNSCADTNAARMAHYLEKALLDMRILLQAAPKSKL; encoded by the exons ATGCTCGCCTTAGTGGCCAGGGCTGCG GCCAGGCCCTGTGGCCTGCTGAAGCAGACAGCTCTAAACAAGATCGTGGGCAGATTCCAGCTGCACCAGGAAGCGCTGCCCCAGCTGCCCGTGCCCCCCCTGCAGCAGACCCTGGACCGGtacctgctggccctgcagcccatcATCAGCCCCGAGGAGCTGAGCCACACGCAGCAGCTCGTGGCCGAGTTCCGCAAGCCGGGAGGCGTCGGAGAGAGGCTGCAGAAAGGCCTGGAGAGAAGAGCCAGGAAAACAGAGAACTGG CTCTCAGACTGGTGGCTGAAGACAGCTTACCTGGAATATCGCTTGCCAGTTGTGGTCCACTCCAGCCCAGGTGTGGTTTTACCTAAGCAGGATTTTCTGGATCGACAAGGTCAGCTCAG GTTTGCTGCCAAGCTGATCGAGGGTCTCCTGGATTTCAAGGCCATGATTGACAA TGAGACCCTTCCAGTGGAGTACATGGGTGGGAAGCCCCTCTGTATGAACCAGTACTACCAGATCTTCTCATCCTGCCGCATTCCCGGGCCTAAGCGGGACTCCATTGTCAACTATGCCAAAGGCAAAAAGCAGTCCAGACACATCACAGTTGTTCACAACTTCCAG TTCTTTGAGCTAGATGTTTACAACAGTGATGGATCTCCCCTTACTGCTGACCAGCTCTTCATTCAGCTGGAGAAGATTTGGAACACCTCtctccaaacaaacaaagaaccTATTGGGATCCTCACCACCAACCACCGAAACAGCTGGGCTAAAGCCTACAACAACCTCCTGAAAG ATAAGACCAACAAGGAGTCCGTGCGTGCGATTGAGAAGAGCATCTGCACCGTGTGCCTGGACGCCCCCATGCCCCGGGTGTCCGAGGACATCTACAAGAGCCGCGTGGCCGCGCAGATGCTGCACGGCGGCGGCAGCCGCTTCAACAGCGGCAACCGATGGTTCGACAAAACCCTGCAG TTCATCGTTGCTGAAGATGGCTCCTGTGGTCTCGTATATGAGCACGCTCCCTCCGAAGGCCCACCCATCGTTGCTCTTCTGGACCACATCGTGGAGTTCAC GAAGAAACCTGAGACAGGCAAATCGCCTACAGTTCATCTACCAATGCCCAAAAAGCTGCGGTTTAACATCACCCCAGAAATCAAGAATGACATAGAGAAGGCAAAGCAAAACCTCAACAT AATGGTTGAAGATCTGGATATCAAAGTCATGGTCTTTCATCAATTTGGGAAAGGATTTCCCAAGTCAGAGAAGATAAGCCCTGATGCTTTTATCCAGCTGGCCTTGCAGTTGGCATACTACAG GATGTACGGCCGCGCCTGTGCCACGTACGAGAGCGCGTCCCTGCGGATGTTCCGCCTGGGCCGCACCGACACCATCCGCTCCACCTCCGTGGACTCCCTCAAGTTTGTGCAGTCCATGGACAGCCCTGACAAATCG GACCAGGAGAAAGCAGACCTACTGAGGAGAGCCACGCAGGCCCACAGGGAATACACAGACATG GCCATACGGGGCAATGCCATAGACCGGCACCTCCTGGGGCTGAAGCTCCAGGCAATCGAGGACCTGGTGAGCATTCCTGAGCTCTTCATGGACACAGCCTATGCTGTTGCAATGCACTTCAACCTCTCAACCAGCCAG GTCCCAGCCAAGACAGATTGTGTGATGTGTTTTGGTCCCGTGGTTCCAGATGGCTACGGA